From a region of the Fusobacterium sp. FSA-380-WT-3A genome:
- a CDS encoding toxin-antitoxin system YwqK family antitoxin, translated as MEEDGIKKIFIYAIRLIAGILLFINLLDTWMMFWTRSSRAEKKLERYLEKTYGEEFYIGHFGKRRINKDKVWYEAGIIFPKSYLGTYKQNDEYYWGTGFVEIKGMYLDPGDNFGAVVLNEGASEFFLPKLKELFGDNVYTVFDVQGYYEKRNFIEEMERRKEAFEKYAITNGNPTIGKIFIFGRVKDEKDKEWYRKQIFEFVKFYKESGYFNFVTLHINVIDERILALNSYDYIKNLKRTGNVNEDLKVLDEPFKNTTKETIEYELEEGLSKSNIYEIMNNYGAYLLTTTVTSPKRLMANTEKQPINKYEKANDILFEGEKLEVKDGVVRESSADEKYYMTEYKSKERNGVSKQYDSTGKIVLWEGSYKDDKLEGLFKEYYEDGSLKSEGVYKNDKLEGEVKNYYENGNIKSKIIYKNGLEEGKALYYYNKSEVILEKEKMYKGGKLNGKSREYYSDGTLAKETEYKNDEKDGIEKEYNFDGVCERMTTFKAGFRNGIEKIYTSDGELIEESNYQNGRLHGDVKKYYESKKLKFYGVYKEGREIRKEEYYYNGKIKEMYDYDKRIRKIYSENGILVSETIYDKTKDFKWIEKEYREDDGTLHYIHYFEYHKPALPSQEFDRDGKEITRKTPGVIKFLENFEGNN; from the coding sequence ATGGAAGAGGATGGAATAAAGAAAATTTTTATTTATGCAATTAGATTAATAGCTGGAATATTATTATTTATAAATTTATTAGATACTTGGATGATGTTTTGGACTAGGAGTAGCAGAGCAGAAAAAAAACTTGAAAGATATTTAGAAAAGACCTATGGAGAAGAATTCTATATAGGACATTTTGGTAAAAGAAGAATAAATAAAGATAAAGTATGGTATGAGGCTGGAATAATTTTTCCTAAAAGTTATCTTGGGACATATAAACAAAATGATGAATATTATTGGGGAACAGGATTTGTTGAGATAAAAGGAATGTATTTAGACCCAGGAGATAATTTTGGAGCAGTAGTATTAAATGAGGGAGCTAGTGAATTCTTTTTACCCAAATTAAAAGAATTATTTGGAGATAATGTTTATACTGTTTTTGATGTACAAGGATATTATGAGAAAAGAAACTTTATTGAAGAAATGGAAAGAAGAAAAGAGGCATTTGAAAAGTATGCTATAACTAATGGAAATCCTACAATAGGAAAAATTTTTATTTTTGGTAGAGTGAAAGATGAAAAAGATAAAGAGTGGTATAGAAAACAAATTTTTGAATTTGTAAAATTTTATAAAGAAAGTGGATATTTTAACTTTGTAACTTTACATATAAATGTTATTGATGAAAGAATATTGGCTTTAAATTCATATGACTATATAAAAAATTTAAAAAGAACAGGAAATGTAAATGAAGATTTAAAAGTTTTAGATGAGCCATTTAAAAATACTACAAAAGAAACAATAGAGTATGAGCTTGAAGAAGGTTTATCAAAAAGTAATATTTATGAGATAATGAATAACTATGGAGCTTATTTATTAACAACTACTGTTACATCTCCAAAAAGACTTATGGCTAATACAGAAAAACAACCTATAAATAAATATGAAAAAGCTAATGATATTTTATTTGAAGGAGAAAAGTTAGAAGTAAAAGATGGAGTTGTAAGAGAAAGTTCTGCAGATGAAAAATATTATATGACAGAATATAAATCTAAAGAAAGAAATGGTGTTTCTAAACAATATGATAGTACAGGAAAAATTGTTTTATGGGAAGGTAGTTACAAAGATGACAAATTAGAAGGTCTTTTTAAAGAATACTATGAAGATGGAAGTTTAAAATCAGAGGGAGTATATAAAAATGATAAGTTAGAGGGGGAAGTTAAAAATTATTATGAAAATGGAAATATAAAGTCAAAAATTATATATAAAAATGGATTAGAAGAAGGAAAAGCTCTATATTATTATAATAAAAGTGAAGTTATTTTAGAAAAAGAGAAAATGTATAAGGGTGGAAAATTAAATGGAAAATCAAGAGAATATTATTCTGATGGAACATTAGCCAAAGAAACTGAGTATAAAAATGATGAAAAAGATGGAATAGAAAAAGAATATAATTTTGATGGAGTATGTGAAAGAATGACCACTTTCAAAGCAGGATTTAGAAATGGAATAGAAAAAATATATACATCAGATGGAGAGTTAATAGAAGAATCAAATTATCAAAATGGTAGACTTCATGGAGATGTTAAAAAATATTATGAAAGTAAAAAATTAAAATTCTATGGAGTTTACAAAGAAGGTAGAGAAATAAGAAAAGAAGAATACTACTATAATGGAAAAATAAAAGAAATGTACGACTATGATAAAAGAATTAGAAAAATTTATAGTGAAAATGGGATATTAGTAAGTGAAACTATCTATGATAAAACAAAAGATTTTAAATGGATAGAAAAAGAATACAGAGAAGATGATGGAACATTACATTATATTCATTATTTTGAATATCATAAACCTGCACTTCCATCTCAAGAATTTGATAGAGATGGAAAAGAGATAACAAGAAAAACACCAGGAGTAATAAAATTTTTAGAAAATTTTGAAGGTAATAATTAA
- a CDS encoding toxin-antitoxin system YwqK family antitoxin yields MENQKSIVLDYLESGLKKKNEIMFNLKNMEKFNFSKNKIYIFIFLHIVTILGFYIIFYIISKPVFYYKNFMEYVLSPVLSVINIIAIIYMIALIITLKQRVIKIYFDNSYIKIKLFKKVYFDDIATIRVSQIKNKVEIGIIKYNGENITLDTEIKNPNSIEKITKEEENFEKFLVILKETFKEKLIVEEYQREATKKSILKIIGKVIVVYIIINLLSSLTSKMMTNYTRGKDFSRNGVETETYGGGYAEIPYKHGQKNGIAKYYTSDKRLEKEVEYKKGERVFEIEYDKNGKLYMETKYKNDKIEHHKSYYPNGNIDMEFIYEDNFSKEKYFSEDGVLVKEENYKDGEPHGKRTVYYPNGKTFIELEYNEGKVVWPIKVYDKDGKLKLEEVARGSDNFIERKIYNNDGKLKDTQIIKKEDLEVWEIYYNKIRALNYFTQKGVMEREIELLEKI; encoded by the coding sequence ATGGAAAATCAAAAAAGTATTGTACTAGATTATTTAGAAAGTGGTTTAAAGAAAAAGAATGAGATAATGTTTAATTTAAAAAATATGGAGAAATTTAATTTTTCTAAAAATAAAATTTATATCTTTATTTTTCTGCATATTGTTACTATATTAGGATTTTATATAATATTTTATATAATTAGTAAACCTGTTTTTTATTATAAAAATTTTATGGAATATGTATTAAGCCCTGTATTGTCTGTAATTAATATTATAGCAATTATATATATGATTGCACTTATTATAACATTAAAACAAAGAGTAATTAAAATATATTTTGATAACTCGTATATAAAAATAAAATTATTTAAAAAAGTATATTTTGATGATATTGCAACAATTAGAGTTTCTCAAATAAAAAATAAAGTAGAGATAGGGATAATAAAGTATAATGGAGAAAACATCACTTTAGATACAGAAATAAAAAATCCTAACTCTATTGAAAAAATTACAAAAGAAGAAGAAAATTTTGAAAAATTTTTAGTAATATTAAAAGAAACTTTTAAAGAAAAGCTTATAGTGGAGGAATATCAGAGAGAAGCTACTAAAAAATCTATTTTAAAAATTATCGGAAAAGTTATAGTTGTATATATTATAATAAATTTACTTTCATCTCTAACTAGTAAAATGATGACAAATTATACAAGAGGAAAAGATTTTTCGAGAAATGGTGTTGAGACTGAAACTTATGGTGGTGGATATGCAGAAATTCCTTATAAACATGGGCAAAAAAATGGAATAGCAAAATATTATACAAGTGATAAAAGACTTGAAAAAGAGGTTGAATATAAAAAAGGAGAAAGAGTATTTGAAATTGAATATGATAAAAATGGAAAACTTTATATGGAAACAAAATATAAAAATGATAAAATAGAACATCATAAAAGTTACTATCCAAATGGAAATATAGATATGGAATTTATATATGAAGATAATTTTTCTAAAGAGAAATATTTTTCAGAAGATGGAGTTCTTGTTAAAGAGGAAAATTATAAAGATGGGGAACCTCATGGAAAAAGAACTGTTTATTATCCAAATGGAAAAACTTTTATAGAACTAGAATATAATGAGGGAAAAGTAGTTTGGCCTATTAAGGTTTATGATAAAGATGGAAAATTAAAATTAGAAGAAGTAGCAAGAGGTTCAGATAATTTTATTGAAAGAAAAATATATAATAATGATGGAAAACTTAAAGATACACAAATTATTAAAAAAGAAGATTTAGAAGTTTGGGAAATATATTATAATAAAATTCGTGCTCTTAACTACTTTACACAAAAAGGAGTTATGGAAAGGGAAATTGAGCTTTTAGAAAAAATATAG
- a CDS encoding NfeD family protein: MEIWFAIGIIFLIIEGISFGLISIWFSLGAFITMFFYKLEFMNQFYIFVVTSGIFLIFIRKIAVKKFKGKSKDLNRIQNKKVKIEKVEERGGENIYTVFLDGKYWYGISEEKLTLDEIVNVKKIEGNKLILEKSK, from the coding sequence ATGGAAATTTGGTTTGCTATAGGAATTATATTTTTAATAATTGAAGGAATTAGTTTTGGTCTAATTTCAATTTGGTTTTCTTTAGGTGCTTTTATAACTATGTTTTTTTATAAATTGGAATTTATGAATCAGTTTTATATATTTGTAGTAACTTCAGGAATATTTTTAATTTTTATAAGAAAAATAGCTGTAAAAAAGTTTAAAGGAAAGAGTAAGGACTTAAATAGAATTCAAAATAAAAAAGTCAAAATTGAAAAGGTTGAAGAGAGAGGAGGAGAGAATATATATACAGTTTTTCTTGATGGGAAATATTGGTATGGTATTTCTGAAGAAAAACTTACTCTTGATGAAATTGTTAATGTAAAAAAAATAGAAGGAAATAAACTTATACTAGAAAAATCTAAATAA